Proteins from a single region of Nomascus leucogenys isolate Asia chromosome 2, Asia_NLE_v1, whole genome shotgun sequence:
- the CHTF8 gene encoding chromosome transmission fidelity protein 8 homolog: MVQIVISSARAGGLAEWVLMELQGEIEARYSTGLAGNLLGDLHYTTEGIPVLIVGHHILYGKIIHLEKPFAVLVKHTPGDQDCDELGHETGTRYLVTALIKDKILFKTRPKPIITNVPKKV, from the exons ATGGTGCAAATAGTTATTTCTAG TGCGAGGGCTGGAGGCCTGGCAGAATGGGTGCTGATGGAGCTACAGGGGGAGATCGAGGCTCGCTACAGCACTGGATTAGCTGGAAACCTCCTGGGAGACCTACATTACACCACTGAG GGAATCCCTGTGCTGATCGTGGGGCATCATATCCTGTATGGGAAAATCATCCACCTGGAGAAACCTTTTGCAGTCCTTGTCAAACACACTCCTGGGGATCAGGACTGTGATGAGCTTGGCCACGAGACTGGCACCCGGTACCTGGTGACAGCACTCATCAAAGACAAGATCCTTTTCAAAACCCGCCCCAAGCCCATTATCACCAACGTCCCCAAGAAAGTATGA